One window from the genome of Lentibacillus daqui encodes:
- the sdaAB gene encoding L-serine ammonia-lyase, iron-sulfur-dependent subunit beta: MKYNSVFDIIGPVMIGPSSSHTAGAARIGKAARNLFGAEPTWAKIHLYESFAKTYKGHGTDFALAGGLLGFDTDDPRMSKALDIAHEKNIKIEFIEDDAKAHHPNTARLIIGNDADKLELVGISIGGGKVEITELNGFELRLSGNHPAILIMHNDRFGAIASVTRILAKHEINIGHMEVNRKDVGKEALMVIEVDQNMEDWILQELENADHILQIAKIDS; the protein is encoded by the coding sequence ATGAAATATAACTCAGTGTTTGATATCATTGGTCCGGTAATGATTGGACCATCCAGCTCACATACAGCAGGTGCTGCCCGGATCGGCAAAGCAGCCCGTAATTTGTTTGGTGCAGAACCAACATGGGCGAAAATCCATTTATACGAATCTTTTGCCAAGACATATAAGGGGCACGGGACCGATTTTGCTTTGGCCGGTGGACTACTTGGATTTGATACAGACGATCCCCGGATGAGTAAAGCACTTGATATTGCCCACGAGAAAAATATCAAGATAGAATTTATAGAAGATGATGCAAAGGCGCACCATCCCAATACAGCTAGATTAATAATTGGAAATGATGCAGACAAACTGGAACTGGTCGGTATTTCAATTGGCGGTGGAAAAGTAGAAATAACCGAATTAAATGGATTTGAATTGCGACTGTCCGGCAATCACCCGGCAATTCTAATTATGCACAATGATCGATTCGGGGCGATTGCTTCGGTAACCAGAATCCTGGCAAAACATGAAATCAATATTGGGCATATGGAAGTGAATCGGAAAGATGTCGGCAAAGAAGCTTTAATGGTTATTGAGGTAGATCAGAATATGGAGGATTGGATATTGCAAGAACTGGAGAATGCCGATCACATCTTGCAAATCGCAAAAATTGATTCTTAA
- the solA gene encoding N-methyl-L-tryptophan oxidase translates to MTKHYDVIVVGAGSMGMAAGYYLARQGVKVLLIDSFDPPHDQGSHAGDTRIIRHAYGEGREYVPLALRSQVLWDELEKKTHHKIFLQSGAMGFGVKGNAPFIDEAIASGKEYNLDVEHFTGAELNERFPGLYVPDDYAAFYEPNSGFLFSENCIQAYRELGKFHGAEFSVNDPVKDIKVYDDSVKVITGKGTFTADRLIISAGSWSGKLASKVGLDLPLVPTRQPVAWFEPNETLFHANEFPTFMVEVPNGNNRAIYYGFPTFGGCGVKVGRHEYVDAVDPDTMNREFGFKETDEGHIREFLDKFMPKASGALKKGVICMYTRTPDGHFIIDKHPEHSHISIAAGFSGHGFKFASVVGEILSQLAVSGKTDHDISIFRLNRPGLTKSTGAKKAGKSLVN, encoded by the coding sequence ATGACGAAACATTATGATGTTATTGTAGTTGGTGCTGGTTCCATGGGAATGGCTGCAGGATATTATTTAGCCAGGCAAGGAGTAAAGGTTTTACTTATCGACTCCTTTGATCCGCCGCATGATCAGGGCAGTCATGCCGGCGATACCCGAATTATTCGTCACGCATACGGAGAAGGGAGAGAGTATGTTCCCCTGGCACTTCGATCACAAGTGTTATGGGATGAATTGGAAAAAAAGACACACCATAAAATTTTTCTGCAGTCCGGCGCCATGGGTTTTGGGGTAAAAGGAAATGCCCCATTTATTGATGAGGCGATTGCCAGTGGGAAAGAATATAATTTGGATGTCGAGCATTTCACTGGAGCGGAGCTAAATGAACGTTTTCCGGGCTTGTATGTACCAGATGATTACGCGGCTTTCTATGAGCCAAATTCAGGATTTTTGTTTAGTGAAAACTGTATCCAGGCATACCGGGAACTGGGGAAATTTCATGGAGCTGAGTTTTCTGTAAATGATCCCGTAAAAGACATTAAGGTGTATGATGATTCCGTAAAAGTAATTACCGGGAAGGGAACATTTACTGCAGATAGGTTAATTATCAGTGCTGGCTCCTGGAGTGGAAAATTGGCTTCCAAAGTAGGACTCGATTTACCACTTGTTCCAACTCGTCAGCCTGTTGCGTGGTTTGAGCCTAATGAAACATTATTCCATGCGAACGAATTCCCTACATTTATGGTTGAAGTACCAAACGGTAATAACAGAGCGATATATTATGGTTTTCCAACGTTTGGCGGATGCGGTGTCAAGGTAGGAAGACATGAGTATGTTGATGCGGTTGATCCAGACACAATGAATCGTGAATTCGGGTTTAAAGAAACAGATGAAGGTCATATACGCGAATTCTTGGATAAATTCATGCCCAAAGCATCAGGAGCTTTGAAAAAAGGTGTCATCTGTATGTATACAAGAACCCCGGATGGTCACTTTATCATTGATAAGCATCCGGAGCATTCTCATATTTCCATTGCGGCCGGATTCTCTGGACATGGATTTAAATTTGCAAGTGTAGTAGGAGAGATTTTATCACAATTGGCTGTCTCGGGGAAAACCGACCATGACATTTCTATCTTTCGGTTAAATCGACCAGGCCTGACAAAATCTACTGGAGCAAAAAAAGCTGGAAAAAGTTTGGTTAATTAA
- a CDS encoding YkvI family membrane protein, with amino-acid sequence MQYFVAYGYMGITGAIAVFLLFMYVGTSFIVTGYKYRFPKPNDIYKYYCGKTIGKFFDYFSVLFIYLSFIVMIGGAGATVRQQFELPVSIGGIGLALLAGVTVVFGLNRIVDVIGKIGPTICVLAILLGISAIIMNPSGLSLANQIIPHLDLLQASSNWLFAAGSYVGFCMLWLAAFLSTMGATAVNKKTASLGAIFGALGFSAAIIVVSLGLMANIQQVEGSLVPSLILAENIHPSIAIIFSLIVLAAIYSTAVPLLWTVSSKIANEKSSKFKYVTLILAVIGTFVGLYVSFDRLVNIVYVINGYVGILLLALMIIKSINNVIEDKKIKNGRSLETKSNIR; translated from the coding sequence ATGCAGTATTTTGTTGCATATGGATATATGGGTATTACTGGAGCAATAGCAGTTTTCCTCCTTTTCATGTATGTTGGAACCAGTTTTATAGTAACGGGGTATAAGTACAGATTTCCGAAACCTAATGACATTTACAAATATTACTGCGGAAAGACAATAGGTAAATTTTTTGATTACTTTTCAGTATTGTTTATTTATCTATCTTTTATTGTAATGATTGGAGGAGCCGGAGCCACCGTAAGACAGCAATTTGAACTTCCGGTTTCAATAGGTGGTATAGGATTGGCCTTACTTGCCGGGGTTACAGTGGTATTTGGACTTAACAGAATAGTTGATGTAATCGGTAAGATTGGGCCAACAATATGTGTTTTAGCTATATTATTGGGAATATCAGCTATTATCATGAATCCTTCTGGTTTAAGTCTGGCAAATCAGATCATACCTCATTTAGATTTATTGCAGGCATCAAGTAATTGGCTGTTCGCAGCAGGTTCATATGTAGGATTTTGTATGCTGTGGCTGGCTGCATTTTTGTCTACAATGGGAGCAACAGCAGTAAACAAGAAAACAGCATCTCTTGGTGCAATTTTTGGAGCACTTGGTTTTTCAGCAGCTATCATAGTGGTATCCTTGGGACTTATGGCAAATATTCAGCAAGTCGAAGGATCTTTAGTGCCCTCATTAATTTTAGCAGAAAACATCCATCCCAGTATAGCAATAATATTTTCATTGATAGTTTTAGCAGCAATTTACTCAACAGCTGTGCCGCTGCTTTGGACAGTTTCATCCAAAATTGCAAATGAAAAGAGTAGTAAGTTTAAATATGTTACGCTAATACTAGCAGTAATAGGAACTTTTGTTGGATTATATGTCTCGTTTGACAGGCTTGTAAATATTGTTTATGTAATTAACGGATACGTGGGGATACTCTTATTAGCTTTAATGATTATAAAAAGCATAAATAATGTTATCGAGGATAAAAAAATTAAAAATGGAAGGTCGCTTGAAACGAAAAGTAACATAAGGTGA
- a CDS encoding LysR family transcriptional regulator, translated as MEIKDLLIFQSVARNGSISKAAEELSYVQSHVTARIKSLESHLQAQLFQRHSRGTTLTSDGKKLLAYTEKILFMLDKMEEAFQELDNPKGTLEIGTVETVVKLPMILSAFHKNYSNIDLSLKTGVTEDLIDQVLRYKLDGAFVTGFDIHPEIKQVEVFQEKLVLISVNEEVTFNDLKNKPLLVFKSGCSYRNRLESFLRNEGVINAKAKEFGTMETILGSVIAGLGISLVPHSSVSHLELIGAIQCHEIPSKYSQITTTFIHRADTYLTNAMEKFIETIHEFTNHVQHPMIKPVFNDLNFEQLFDQGSQKVR; from the coding sequence ATGGAAATTAAAGACTTGCTTATTTTTCAAAGTGTTGCTCGTAATGGCAGTATTAGCAAAGCCGCGGAAGAGCTAAGCTACGTTCAATCACATGTAACAGCCAGAATTAAGTCATTAGAATCTCATTTGCAGGCACAATTGTTTCAGCGACATAGTCGGGGAACTACGTTGACTTCTGACGGAAAAAAACTTTTAGCATACACAGAAAAAATATTGTTCATGCTGGACAAAATGGAAGAAGCATTTCAGGAATTGGATAATCCGAAAGGTACCCTCGAAATTGGGACAGTAGAGACCGTAGTGAAACTTCCGATGATTTTATCCGCCTTTCACAAAAATTATTCCAATATTGATTTATCACTTAAAACCGGCGTCACAGAAGACCTTATTGATCAGGTTTTACGTTATAAACTTGATGGAGCTTTTGTTACTGGATTTGATATACATCCCGAGATTAAGCAAGTTGAAGTTTTCCAGGAAAAACTGGTTTTAATTTCTGTTAATGAAGAGGTCACTTTTAATGATCTAAAAAACAAACCACTTTTGGTTTTTAAATCAGGATGTAGTTACCGCAACCGATTGGAAAGTTTCCTGCGCAATGAGGGCGTAATAAACGCCAAAGCAAAGGAATTTGGAACTATGGAAACGATTTTGGGCAGTGTGATTGCTGGTCTTGGCATTAGTCTGGTTCCCCATTCGTCCGTTAGCCATTTGGAATTGATAGGCGCCATCCAATGCCATGAAATTCCAAGCAAGTATAGTCAAATTACCACCACGTTTATACACCGAGCTGATACCTATCTAACCAATGCGATGGAAAAATTCATCGAGACCATTCATGAATTTACAAATCATGTCCAACATCCAATGATTAAACCGGTTTTTAACGATCTCAATTTTGAACAACTTTTTGATCAAGGATCCCAGAAAGTTAGATAA
- the fdhA gene encoding formaldehyde dehydrogenase, glutathione-independent codes for MVTANRGVVYKQPGVVEVESIDFPELMLKDGPGVNPLNVGRKCEHGVILKVITTNICGSDQHMVRGRTTAPSGLILGHEITGEVVETGRDVEFIKKGDLVSVPFNIACGRCPSCRRQDTHICENVNPDRPGSAYGYVDMGGWVGGQSEYVMVPYADFQLLKFPDKDQAMEKILDLTMLSDIFPTGYHGAVSAGVKPGSSVYVAGAGPVGLAAAHSAQLLGAAAVIVGDMNEERLKQAESFGCETINLRVHDDIGEQIDQILGVPEVDCAIDAVGFEASGHGENAGEAPAAVLNSVMQITRAGGGLGIPGLYVTGDPGAEDADAKEGTLKIRFGLGWAKAHTFVTGQTPVMKYHRDLMKLILSDRAQIAKAVNATVISLDEAPEGYKKFDGGIARKFVIDPHGSLK; via the coding sequence ATGGTAACGGCCAACAGAGGTGTAGTTTATAAACAACCAGGGGTAGTTGAGGTCGAGTCAATCGATTTTCCTGAGCTCATGTTAAAGGACGGACCCGGGGTTAACCCACTTAACGTTGGAAGAAAGTGTGAGCATGGTGTCATTTTAAAGGTCATCACAACTAATATTTGCGGAAGTGACCAACATATGGTACGTGGTCGAACAACTGCCCCGTCCGGACTTATACTCGGTCATGAAATCACAGGTGAAGTCGTGGAAACAGGGCGCGATGTCGAGTTTATTAAAAAAGGCGATTTAGTTTCAGTTCCATTTAATATTGCTTGTGGACGCTGCCCGAGTTGCCGGAGACAAGATACCCATATTTGTGAAAATGTGAATCCGGATCGTCCCGGTTCCGCGTATGGATATGTTGACATGGGTGGCTGGGTAGGTGGCCAGTCTGAGTATGTCATGGTTCCATATGCCGATTTTCAACTATTAAAATTCCCTGACAAAGATCAAGCAATGGAAAAAATTCTTGATTTGACGATGCTTTCGGATATTTTTCCAACCGGTTACCATGGAGCTGTAAGTGCCGGAGTAAAACCCGGATCATCCGTATACGTTGCTGGTGCTGGTCCGGTTGGATTAGCTGCTGCACATTCTGCTCAATTATTGGGTGCTGCTGCCGTTATTGTCGGTGATATGAACGAGGAGAGACTAAAGCAAGCGGAAAGCTTTGGATGCGAAACCATCAATTTACGGGTACATGATGATATTGGAGAACAAATTGACCAAATTCTTGGTGTTCCGGAAGTAGATTGTGCCATTGATGCGGTTGGTTTTGAGGCAAGTGGGCATGGAGAAAACGCTGGCGAAGCTCCAGCAGCAGTACTAAATTCAGTAATGCAAATTACTCGTGCGGGCGGCGGACTGGGAATCCCGGGGCTTTATGTAACCGGTGACCCTGGTGCAGAAGATGCTGATGCTAAAGAAGGAACACTCAAAATCAGATTCGGATTAGGCTGGGCAAAAGCACATACTTTTGTCACCGGTCAAACGCCAGTAATGAAATATCATCGTGATTTAATGAAGTTGATCTTAAGTGATCGTGCACAAATTGCCAAGGCTGTTAACGCCACAGTCATTTCCTTGGATGAAGCTCCAGAAGGCTATAAGAAATTTGACGGAGGCATTGCAAGAAAATTCGTCATTGACCCGCATGGATCATTAAAGTAA
- a CDS encoding GlcG/HbpS family heme-binding protein: MGMVNLDLAKQLIDGAEKEAQKIGVNMVITILDEGGNLIAVHRMDDAWLASIDISQNKAWTSVALKMPTSNLAEATVPNAELYGINTTNNGRIVVFGGGYPLVQDGKVVGAVGVSGSSVEHDCQVAQAAVNVFDSLNVGAGR, translated from the coding sequence ATGGGTATGGTAAATTTGGATTTAGCAAAACAGCTAATTGACGGTGCTGAAAAAGAAGCACAAAAGATTGGCGTAAATATGGTTATTACTATTTTGGATGAAGGCGGAAACCTAATTGCCGTCCATCGTATGGATGATGCCTGGCTCGCAAGTATCGACATTTCCCAAAACAAAGCATGGACTTCTGTTGCTCTAAAAATGCCAACTTCAAATTTAGCAGAAGCTACCGTACCAAACGCCGAGCTATATGGAATTAATACAACTAATAACGGTAGAATTGTTGTATTTGGTGGCGGCTATCCACTTGTCCAAGATGGAAAAGTTGTTGGGGCTGTTGGTGTTAGTGGAAGTTCTGTAGAGCACGATTGTCAAGTAGCACAAGCAGCTGTCAATGTTTTTGATAGCTTAAATGTTGGTGCCGGACGATAA
- a CDS encoding DAK2 domain-containing protein: protein MVRALDGKTFARMVLSGAHHLTNNAKKIDALNVFPVPDGDTGTNMNLSMTSGADEVKKVEAEAISEVANAFAKGLLMGARGNSGVILSQLFRGFAKSMEKKQTLSSEDLADAFEQGVRTAYKAVMKPVEGTILTVAKDAAEVALTESERTTDIVVLMEHVLKEAKASLIRTPELLPVLKEVGVVDSGGQGLVTIYEGFLAALKGEELPEEEVSESEMDEMVNAQHHKLAQDFMDTSDIKYGYCTEFMVKFDKKKTNKHPFNEETFRNELSEHGDSLLVVADDEIAKVHVHVEYPGYVLTIGQKYGSLINMKIENMREQHTAIVGEKQEKPASTKKAEFAIVTVAMGSGIEELFTSLGATVVIEGGQTMNPSTQDITDAIAKANAKNVLVLPNNKNIVMTAEQAAELAEDNVAVVPTKTIPQGIGAMLAFHPGEDILANKEFMEQAGQQVKSGQVTYAVRDTKIDGITIENGSFMGIADGEIKATDKDKSKTVKALLKEMITDDDEILTILQGEDVSDEEVTSLVNDLEAAYEDIEIEVHNGKQPIYSYILSVE from the coding sequence ATGGTACGAGCGTTAGATGGCAAGACATTTGCACGAATGGTACTCTCTGGAGCACACCATTTAACGAATAACGCCAAAAAAATTGATGCATTAAATGTATTTCCGGTCCCGGACGGTGATACTGGAACAAATATGAATTTATCCATGACCTCGGGTGCGGATGAAGTAAAAAAGGTTGAGGCGGAGGCAATTTCGGAAGTGGCTAATGCTTTCGCTAAAGGTTTGCTGATGGGAGCAAGAGGTAATTCAGGGGTTATTCTGTCACAATTGTTCCGCGGCTTTGCGAAAAGTATGGAGAAAAAACAAACATTGTCATCCGAAGATTTGGCTGATGCGTTCGAACAGGGCGTCCGGACCGCATATAAAGCCGTGATGAAGCCTGTAGAAGGAACCATCTTGACGGTCGCCAAGGATGCTGCAGAAGTGGCCTTGACTGAATCTGAGCGGACAACAGATATTGTGGTTTTAATGGAACATGTTCTTAAGGAGGCTAAGGCATCATTAATACGAACACCCGAGCTTTTACCAGTATTAAAGGAAGTCGGAGTGGTCGATTCGGGCGGACAGGGATTGGTTACTATTTATGAAGGTTTTCTTGCTGCGTTAAAAGGAGAAGAGCTCCCTGAAGAAGAAGTGAGTGAATCCGAAATGGACGAAATGGTGAATGCACAGCACCATAAGTTGGCCCAGGATTTTATGGATACATCGGATATTAAATACGGATATTGTACCGAGTTCATGGTTAAATTTGATAAGAAAAAAACAAACAAACATCCATTTAATGAGGAGACATTCCGTAATGAATTGAGTGAACACGGGGACTCTCTGCTTGTTGTCGCGGATGATGAAATCGCAAAAGTCCATGTGCATGTCGAATATCCAGGCTATGTACTGACGATTGGTCAGAAATATGGCAGCCTGATTAACATGAAGATTGAGAACATGCGGGAGCAGCATACGGCAATTGTTGGGGAAAAGCAAGAGAAACCGGCTTCAACTAAAAAAGCGGAGTTTGCAATTGTAACGGTAGCAATGGGAAGTGGGATTGAGGAATTATTCACCAGTCTCGGGGCGACAGTTGTCATTGAAGGTGGACAAACGATGAACCCAAGTACTCAGGATATTACCGATGCGATTGCGAAGGCCAATGCCAAAAACGTATTGGTCTTACCGAATAACAAAAACATAGTGATGACAGCAGAGCAAGCAGCTGAACTTGCAGAAGATAACGTTGCGGTGGTTCCAACAAAAACAATTCCTCAAGGGATTGGTGCTATGTTAGCATTCCATCCAGGTGAAGACATATTGGCAAATAAAGAATTCATGGAACAGGCAGGCCAACAAGTAAAATCGGGACAGGTTACATATGCTGTTCGAGATACAAAAATTGACGGGATAACGATTGAGAATGGCAGCTTTATGGGAATTGCCGATGGAGAAATTAAGGCAACCGATAAGGACAAATCAAAGACGGTCAAAGCCTTGTTAAAAGAAATGATTACCGATGATGATGAGATTCTCACCATTTTGCAGGGGGAAGACGTTAGCGATGAAGAGGTAACGTCATTGGTAAACGATCTGGAAGCTGCTTATGAAGACATCGAAATCGAAGTGCATAATGGAAAACAACCGATTTATTCGTATATTTTGTCCGTGGAATAA
- a CDS encoding Asp23/Gls24 family envelope stress response protein, with translation MSIELNTNDGHVTITNEVIATIAGGAAVECYGIVGMASKSQIKDGLAEMLRKENFSKGIVVRQEEDRLHIDMYIIVSYGTKISVVAHNVQSQVKYTLNQSLGLSIDSVNIYIQGVRVARD, from the coding sequence ATGTCCATAGAACTTAATACGAACGATGGCCATGTTACCATCACGAACGAGGTAATAGCAACAATTGCCGGTGGTGCAGCTGTCGAGTGTTACGGTATAGTGGGAATGGCATCCAAAAGTCAGATTAAGGATGGCTTGGCTGAAATGCTTCGGAAAGAGAACTTTTCCAAAGGGATCGTTGTCAGGCAGGAAGAAGATCGGCTTCATATTGATATGTATATTATTGTAAGTTATGGCACGAAAATATCAGTTGTTGCTCATAATGTTCAATCACAAGTAAAATATACATTAAACCAATCATTAGGATTATCAATTGATTCCGTTAACATTTATATCCAAGGAGTTCGTGTCGCCAGGGATTAA
- the rpmB gene encoding 50S ribosomal protein L28, whose amino-acid sequence MSRKCVVTGRQTRSGNNRSHAMNANKRNWKANVQKVRVMVDGKPKRVYVSARALKSGKVERA is encoded by the coding sequence ATGTCTAGAAAATGTGTTGTAACTGGACGTCAAACTCGTAGTGGAAACAATCGTTCACACGCAATGAATGCCAATAAACGAAATTGGAAAGCTAATGTACAAAAAGTTCGTGTTATGGTAGACGGAAAACCTAAACGTGTTTATGTTTCTGCACGTGCCCTTAAATCAGGTAAAGTAGAACGCGCATAA
- the spoVM gene encoding stage V sporulation protein SpoVM encodes MKFYTIKLPKFIGGIVRACIGVFKRDK; translated from the coding sequence TTGAAATTTTATACGATTAAACTCCCAAAGTTTATTGGCGGAATAGTTCGAGCTTGTATTGGTGTTTTTAAGAGAGATAAATGA
- a CDS encoding thiamine diphosphokinase yields the protein MTTVAIVANGPWELLPDLSLFTGKIDKWIGADRGAHHLLLNGITPDIAVGDFDSLTKVERQLVKRQVRVFEQYPSEKDLTDLELALEKAYTLNPETIYLFGVTGGRLDHFLINIQTLYTIMEKEILAFIVDASNQLHMEKPGSHTITNDDTYPYVSFVPFTKEVQDLSLEGFYYPLTNETISWGSTRCISNKLLLKNGTFSFRAGILLVIKSHDAINDVH from the coding sequence ATGACGACTGTTGCAATTGTTGCTAATGGCCCTTGGGAACTGCTGCCGGATTTGTCGTTGTTTACCGGAAAAATAGATAAATGGATTGGGGCCGATCGTGGTGCACACCATTTACTCCTTAATGGGATTACACCTGACATTGCCGTGGGGGATTTCGATTCACTAACAAAGGTGGAACGGCAACTGGTCAAACGGCAGGTACGGGTATTTGAGCAATATCCGAGTGAAAAAGATTTGACAGATCTGGAACTGGCACTCGAAAAGGCATATACACTAAACCCGGAAACTATTTATTTATTTGGCGTAACTGGTGGCAGACTTGATCATTTCCTGATTAATATCCAAACATTATATACAATCATGGAAAAAGAGATTCTTGCCTTCATTGTTGATGCCAGCAATCAACTTCATATGGAAAAACCCGGCAGTCACACCATTACCAATGATGATACCTATCCTTATGTCTCATTTGTCCCATTCACCAAAGAGGTTCAAGATTTATCATTAGAGGGTTTTTATTATCCGCTTACCAATGAGACTATTTCATGGGGATCTACACGCTGCATATCAAACAAGCTTCTTTTAAAAAATGGTACTTTTTCGTTTAGGGCAGGCATACTATTAGTAATAAAGAGTCATGACGCCATTAATGATGTGCATTAA
- the rpe gene encoding ribulose-phosphate 3-epimerase, with amino-acid sequence MMKLAPSILSADFAKLGEEIQDVEKAGADYLHVDVMDGHFVPNITIGPLIVEAIKPVTSLPLDVHLMIENPDTYIPQFAKAGASIISVHQEACTHLHRTIQLIKDQGVKAGVVLNPATPAEMIKSILTDIDLVLLMTVNPGFGGQTFIDSVVEKIKQVALWKKELGLTFEIEVDGGVNSQTAKRCTDAGTNVLVAGSAVFNKNDRRQAMEAIRNATMEQV; translated from the coding sequence ATGATGAAACTGGCACCTTCTATTCTTTCCGCTGATTTTGCAAAGCTTGGAGAGGAAATTCAGGACGTAGAAAAGGCAGGAGCAGATTATCTTCATGTTGATGTGATGGATGGCCATTTTGTACCGAATATAACCATTGGGCCATTAATTGTTGAGGCAATAAAGCCAGTCACATCCCTGCCATTGGATGTTCATTTGATGATTGAAAATCCGGATACGTATATTCCACAATTTGCCAAGGCAGGGGCATCGATCATTTCTGTCCATCAGGAGGCATGTACGCATCTGCACCGGACGATTCAATTAATTAAGGATCAGGGGGTAAAGGCAGGTGTCGTACTGAATCCGGCAACACCGGCAGAGATGATTAAGAGTATTTTAACAGACATTGATTTGGTATTATTGATGACAGTCAATCCTGGCTTTGGTGGACAAACATTTATTGACAGTGTGGTTGAGAAAATAAAACAAGTTGCGTTATGGAAAAAAGAGCTGGGTTTAACATTTGAAATTGAAGTGGATGGAGGAGTGAATTCACAAACTGCCAAGCGTTGTACAGATGCGGGTACAAATGTATTGGTTGCAGGTAGCGCTGTTTTCAACAAGAATGATCGCAGACAGGCTATGGAAGCAATTCGGAATGCGACCATGGAACAGGTGTAA
- the rsgA gene encoding ribosome small subunit-dependent GTPase A, whose amino-acid sequence MANGRIIKALSGFYYVQTSDGIYQCKGRGVFRNKKISPLVGDFVSFSADNPDEGYIQDIKPRENELVRPPIANIDQAIIVSSAIMPDFNPLLLDRFLVLIEAKGIQPVLFITKMDAVSDQQRRDIEQYQMAYKQIGYPVELLSINDPAELKRLKTYFSGRVTVFAGQSGVGKSSLLNVLNPSLLLKTADISKSLGRGKHTTRHVELLDVYDGLVADTPGFSSLDFQDIDLDELADCFPEFRSRKENCKFRGCMHYKEPKCAIKQAVADGDITKFRYEHYIQFYEEINSRKPRY is encoded by the coding sequence ATGGCAAATGGTCGAATTATTAAAGCACTAAGTGGATTTTATTATGTGCAAACATCAGATGGCATTTACCAATGCAAAGGCCGTGGGGTTTTTCGCAACAAAAAAATCAGTCCACTAGTTGGTGACTTTGTCTCATTTTCCGCAGATAATCCTGATGAGGGCTACATTCAGGACATCAAGCCAAGAGAAAATGAGCTTGTCCGACCGCCAATCGCAAATATTGACCAAGCCATCATTGTCAGTTCCGCCATTATGCCAGATTTTAACCCATTACTACTTGACCGTTTTCTTGTGCTGATCGAGGCAAAAGGCATCCAGCCGGTATTATTTATCACGAAAATGGATGCAGTCAGTGATCAACAAAGGCGGGACATTGAGCAATATCAAATGGCCTACAAGCAGATCGGTTATCCGGTTGAATTATTGTCAATCAATGATCCAGCCGAATTAAAACGATTAAAAACGTATTTTTCCGGACGGGTGACTGTTTTTGCCGGGCAATCGGGGGTCGGCAAGTCATCATTGCTCAATGTCCTGAACCCTTCCTTGCTTTTGAAGACTGCAGATATTTCAAAAAGTCTTGGGAGAGGAAAGCATACGACAAGGCATGTGGAACTTTTAGATGTTTATGATGGGCTGGTTGCCGACACACCAGGGTTTAGCTCACTAGATTTTCAGGATATCGATCTTGATGAGCTGGCAGACTGTTTCCCGGAATTTCGCAGCCGGAAAGAGAACTGCAAATTTCGGGGGTGTATGCATTACAAAGAACCAAAATGCGCCATCAAACAGGCGGTTGCCGATGGAGACATAACCAAATTCCGTTATGAACACTATATACAGTTTTATGAAGAAATAAATTCAAGAAAGCCGAGGTATTAA